The Setaria viridis chromosome 9, Setaria_viridis_v4.0, whole genome shotgun sequence sequence AGGGAGGAGCGCGACAAcgagcgcgcgacgtccaggaacgcatctgtgcggaTGGAGAGCGTCCACcgctcttcgcccgcgccagccagaacgtcgCCGCTGCGGCGGTGCTGCTCCGACAGCTACCCGAGCCGGCAACGCctgaggagcgacgggcgcgccaAGAGATGCGTAACCTACttgagtgcgccgccgtccagcaggcggaaagttcggcGTCTCGACGACGCGGCCAGAACGCCAGTAGGGCAACGCAGGACGCCCCCCCGGAgcggcggggggaatctgtccatcaaccccctccggaGGCGAATCCAGCTGCGACCGCCCAGCGAGCACCGCCACTCGCGATAGGCGAGGCACGATCcatccaccagcgcgtcggtcccgttcgcgacgcccgcgacacgctgaacgcgcggagacgttcccgcgcggacagggcgGACGGGGCGGACcgtggctaccacgtccaccgtggcggacgctacgacagcggggaggATCGCAGTCCGAGCCCTGGAGCAACTGGACCTCGAgccttctctgcgcgcatcctgaacgcgccctTCCAGCCGCGCTTCCGGCAACCTACGAGCttggccaaatactcgggggagaccaaccctggagtatggctcagcgattatCGACTCGCATGtcaggccggcggggcggacgatgacctgttcatcatccgcaacttaCCTCTgtttctggcagactccacgagAGCCTGGCTAGAGCACATCCCTTCAGGACGCATtcgtaactggaacgacctgaaggaggttttcgtaggaaacttccaagggacgtacactcgccctggcaactcctgggacctccggagttgccgccagggggcggaagagtccctccgggattacatccggcgcttctccagaaagcgcaccgagctctccaacgtcgccgacgccgacgtcataggagctttcctagcagggacctcatgccggcccctcgtccatgaACTAGGGCGCCGAGGTCcacgaaccacggaggagctcctcaacatcaccacTAGCTATGCCTCCGGCGAggaggctgtcggagcgatctttgatcgttccaaaggcaaggcaaagcgggaagaggacgccggcgaaggcacctccaaccgccagcaacagaagaagaagagcaagcagcggcgcgaggcccccctcgtggccgcagtCGAGCGAaagcgagggcagccgccccccgagggcacacccggcttcttcgacaagttgctcgagggaccgtgtccgaaccacgagttccccgtcaaacacgcctacaaagactgcaacctcatgaagaggttcttcgtgggcaacccggtgaagggcGATCGGAaacggaagcccgatgaggaaaagaagggcgacgaggagaaggaagacggcttccctaaagtggacggctgcttcatgatcttcgggggaCCCGCTGCGTACGACACCAGGCGCCAGCACAAGCTAGAGCGTCGGGAGGTTTACGCCGCCGAGCCGGCGACCCCGACTTTCCTGGATTGGTCcgcgccggccatcaccttcgacagatccgaccaccctggacgcgtccggcatccagggcgctatcctctcgtcgtcgaccccatcattGGCACGACGcgtctcaccaaggtactcatggatgggggaagcggcctcaacctcctctacgctgaaaccctcgacgccatggggatcgaccgctcccgtcTCCGTCCTAGCAAGGCCCCCTTTCATGGCGttgtgccagggaagcaggcgacgcccctcgggcagatcgacctgcccgtcacgtttgggaccccttccaattacaggaaggaggtcctcaccttcgaggtggtgggctttcacggaacctaccacgccatcttgggccgcccgtgctacgcgaagttcatggcaatccccaactacacctacctcaagcttaagctgccggggcccaacggagTCATCTCGGGCGACATGGTGGCCCAGCTTGAGGAAACCGTTGAGGATCGGTccgacgccaagcagtcagGAGTCCCCTTCaagcccaccgaaggtatcaaagAAGTCCCCCTCAATCCCGGTTGTTCCAGCGCAGGGGTGGTGCGaatcagcgcggccctatctcccaaataggaaagcgcgctcgtcggcttcctccgcgcaaacagcgatgtctttgcgtggaagccctcggacatgccaggcatcccgagagaagtcgccgagcattccctgaacatcagggccggctctaaaCCGGTGAAGCagggcttgcgccgtttcgacgaagaaaggcgcagggccattggcGAAGAACTCGAAAAGCTCCTGGCGGCTggcttcatcaaggaagtacaccaccccgagtggttggccaatcctgttcttgtaccgaaaaagaatgggaaatggagaatgtgtgtcgattatactggtctcaacaaagcgtgtccaaaggatccgttcccTTTGCCGTGTATAGACCAAATAGTCGACTCGACAGCCGGGTGCGAAACACTCAGCTTCCTCGATGCATACTCCGGCTACCACCAAATCGTGATGAaggaggccgaccagctcgccacctccttcatcacccccttcggcccctactgctacgtcaagatgccattcggcctcaaaaacgcgggggctaccttccagcgatgtatgcttaagtgctttggagatctcatcgggcgaaccgttgaggcttatgttgacgacatcgtggtcaaatccagGAAGAGCGATCAGCTTGTTCCCGACCTGGAgttagccttcgaaaggctaagggATAAGCATATCAAGCTTAACCCAGAGAAATCcgtgttcggtgtcccaaggggcatgctgctaggctttATCGTCTCCGTACGCGGCATCGAggcgaacccggagaagatagcggccatcagcggcATGGGGCCGATCCGGAACATGAAGGGAGTGCAGCGCGTCTTGGGATGCTTAGCATCCCTAAgtcgcttcatctcgcgcctcggcgagcgaggactcCCCCTCTACAGGCTCCTGAAGAAATccgaccgcttcgagtggaccagcgaggcgcaggaggcgctcgaccggctcaaggacctcctgacaaaggccccgatcctggttcCGCCGGCCGACGGTGAGACCCTCTTACTCTACGTcgcggcaaccacccaggtggtcagcgcggccctcgtggtggagcgggaggaggaggggcacactcttaaggtgcagcgcccggtatacttcatcagcgaggtgttgtccgagtccaagtcacgatacccgcagatccagaagctcgtctacgccgtcctcatcacgaagaggaagctgcgtcactacttcacctcccatccggtaacggtcgtctcttcattcccgcttggtgaggtcatccggaacccaaatgcaacagggaggatcgcgaagtgggcggtcgagcttatggaccagggtatcacctacgtcccccgcaccgccatcaaatcccaggtacttgccgatttcgtggctGAGTGGACGGAGGTGCAAACGCCGCCGGTGGCAGAAGAGCAGGAGTTTTGGACgctgtacttcgacgggtcgctgatgagggcccgcgccggagcgggcctCGTTTTCGTCTCTCCGCTGGGTGTACACATAAGGTACATGattcgcctccattttcctgcatccaacaatgtcgctgagtatgaagcccttctcaacgggcttcgcatcgccatcgagctgggcatccgtcgactggacgtccgaggcgattcccagttggtcgtcgaacaagtcatgaaagagtggagctgccatgacccaaagatggccgcctactgcaacgaggtacgtaagctcgaggacaagttcgacgggctggagctcaatCACGTCGcgaggcgcttcaacgaagccgccgacgagctcgctAAGGCGGCGTCTGGCCGGACGCCCgcccccgacggcgtcttcgttagcgaccagctgaagccttcgATCCGCTACccggagccagcagcggtcggcGGGGCATGCCCAGCCTCGGGGTCGGGATCCGGGCCAGGAGAGGTCGGCAATACGCCACCTATCCTAGACCCGAACACCCACCCCGAGGGAAACGacgccgccccgcccgacccGGCCGCGGAAGCCAAGCCCTCCGACCCCACGGTTATGGAAATCGAGGCGGgtcccgcggcgggggccgaccccccgaccgattggagagccccatacctcgggTACCTTATCCGCGACGTGCTCCCAACTGACAAGACCGAAGCCCGTAGGATCACGCGCCGagcgaaatccttcaccatcatcgaccaagAGCTTTACAAGCGAAGCCACAcggggatcctccagcgctgcatcccgatcgagcagggaagggcgctgatccaggacatccacgccggggcctgcggtcaccacgctgcgccaagaacACTGGTGGGCAAtgccttccggcaaggtttctactggccaaccgcggtcgcggatgctacccaggtagtccgcacttgcgaaggatgccaattctttgctcgccaaacccatctgcccgcacaggcgttgcaaaccatccccatcacgtggccgttcgcggtctgggggttggatctcgtcggacccttcaaaagggcgcccgggggcttcacccacctactcgtcgctgtcgacaagttttccaaatggatcgaagcaaggcctgtggcgcagatcaagtccgagcagtcggtacaattcttcaccgacatcatccaccgcttcgggatcccgaaCTCCATCATAACCGACAACGGTACGCAGTTCACCGGAAaaagattcctccagttctgcgatgaccaccacattcgagtggattgggcggcagttgcgcacccccgcacgaacgggcaagtcgaacgagccaatggcatgatactccagggtctcaagccacggatcttcgaccgccttaaaaagttcagcggacgatgggttgcggaactcccagcagtcctctggagcctgaggacgacccccagttGGGCGACGggattcaccccgttcttcatggtttacGGGTCCAAGGCCATTCTGCCCACCGATTTGGAGTACGGATCACCAAGGGtaaaggcatacgacgaacagggaaaccaggcgtcgctcgaggacgcacaagaccaACTCGACGAGGCACGAGACGTAGCCCTCCTGCATtcggctaagtaccagcaggccctacggcgttaccaaagccgcaggatacaaggccgcgccttcaacgttggagatctagtgctccgcctcgtccaagacaacacgggtcggcacaagttgactcccccttgggaaggcccgttcatcatCGCACAggtgctacggccaggcacctacaagctggcgactcccgacgggcaaatcttcagcaacgcctggaacatagaacagctaagacgcttctaTCCATAGCTCTTGTTCATAATTTATACATAGCTTTGCCCCCGTTTTCGTttaaagctcaggggtatccgaccctggcctcgctccaaggtcgcatacccctcgggggctaccagttttgttcttctgttaaaaagaaaccctgagccaccttggctcaggCCTTTTCGTTTAAGCTCAAGGGTATCCGACCTTGGCCTCGCTCcaaggtcgcatacccctcgggggctaccagttttgacCTTCACGAAACAAGAAGGCCTTTTtcttttaagctcaggggtatccgaccctggcctggccccaggatcaaacacccctcgggggctatcgggggcgccgaccccagccgctgggcaccgccaaaaagaaaacgttttttcttctttcagaAAACCGGCCACTCCCTTTTGAAAAACCTTTGGACAGAGAAAGATAAGGATGCACGAACGGTACTCAGCCAAGTtgcgatcggactgcgaaaggcctacgccccagcggctacggtaccctcgctcatcaaaaacttactgacgcacccggcaacgcaTCCAAACGCTTTCAAAAAAAccaaaggaataacaaagggaaacggtttccttagcaaaataaaaagtcataagaacaggccTGTATGGCCAACGCAAACAAGTTCGAAACGACTGACTTAAATACAAACGTCTTTTGGGCACATGCCCGGTGCAGTTAATTAACAGAAGATCGGCCGGAGCGGTAGTCCcagggtcggcgacggcggcggcttcagggtcggcggcggcaggggcctcGGGGCCAGCAGGATtggcttcagggtcggctgggggaacggcttcatcctccagaagcttcgcgagggcctccgccggcccaGTCACCGCGGAgtcaatctcgtccagctcggcgtcGGTGTAGCCGACGCAGTACCCCTCACTCATCGCGACAAAGTTAATGTCggcatagtgagagccgaagaccccgaaggcgcgccgcacaccgaggtgaagcgcgtccacggcaatctcacgacggcgacggcgcactTCAAGAACACGGGCCGACAGCGAGCTCGACCCTTCTTCCGGAGCAACACCGAAGTcctcgcagacgacgcggaccgcatcccgcaagGTGCCATGCTcaccgcgctcctcgtcgagcaaAACCCGCAACCTGGCAAGGTCCTCTGCAGGAGCCGATCAAGAAACCTCACCAAGTTAAAGGAAACGAAACACCAACAGCACGGAAATAAAGAAGCAGAAagagcctcaccgtcggccttgGCCTTCAGCTCGTGTTCCCGGGCGACACTGAGGGACACGGCAGTCTGGAGCCCGTCCACCTGCAAACGGAATTGGTCGTGTTCCGCTCGAAGGGCTGCATtctcccccctcagccgcgcCAGTTCCTCAGCGTCCCGGCGGGCCCGCTCGGTAGCAGCTGCCCTTAGCCCCTCGGCGTCATGGCGCGCCTTTTCCATAGCAGCCTGGAATTCCTCAAGgtcaaggcgggccttctccgcgacagcctggagcttggcctcggcacgccgcgccccctctagcgccgcctgctcgcgccccTCCAGGTCGCGAACGGCCCCCTGGGCAGCACCGAGCTGCAAGGCCAGACCCCTGGAACGCTCCCTCTCGGTGTTGTAGTGCGCCCAGAGGTttcgctgccgccggaggaagtcGGATTTCTCCAGGCTGGCCTCCGcaagagcctgcaaagcaacatgACGGTAAGACAAGAAAGTAAAAATAAAAGAGCTCATCACCGAGCGGCAAAAGCAAACATACCTGGTTGCCAGGGACTACGGTGTCAGCCAAAGCTCCCAACGCCGAGGTTAGCGCCGCCTGAGCCCGGGCGACGCCGCCATGCACCACCTGCCACTTATGCCACTCGGTGGCATCATCCAGTGCGTAGAGGCGCCGCGGCGGGTCGTCGCGGGATGACCAGCGGAGGATGTGCCCTCTCCACGCCCCGGGGACGGAGGAAGCTGAGGGTGGAGCAAGGCCCGACTCTGACATCGTCGTCGACGATGACAGTACGACGTCAGAAACCCCCAGAtccgccggcggctccggcaCCTCTGTGGGCACCTCCATCCCAGCCGCCGGAAGCGCCCCCGTGGGAGCAACCAGGACGGAGACCTCGGCCTCCGACACCGGTGCCTTCACCCCCGCCGCACCCTCGGGAGCCAGCGCCCCCTCTGCCTCCGACCTCGCCACGGCagcgggggcatccgccctgcccaccgccgtctccgtctcctccgcctcgtcggtgtcgaggtcaatcacctccccggctTGTGGGCCCGGAGGAATCGCGGCCCGAGCCGGAAGAACGACCGGTGGGGCCGCAGGTGGAGtggggtccgctccccctcctgcggccgaccccgccgccgtcccgacgACCGGCTCCCcagcggccacctccgccggggGACCTGCGGCCACGCCAGGAACCCCGCCAGTCACCGCTGGCAGAGTGGCGGCCCGtcccccggaggaggacgacgaccgcagcatcttcttgggcgccagccgcGGGCTGACACCACGGGGAGAAGTGCTGCAACGTCGACGGATAGGCGTCAAACAGAAACATatgaaaggagaaagaaaagacGACGTGCGGAGAGAATCAACTTACACCCTCGAAGCGCAGGGGCGGCGTgcgcgcttcgactcggagccaGACGCCGACCCCGAAGCGTCTGGCAGTGACCGCTTGTCGCCGCCCCGTTGCCCCCCGCCagcaggcgcggcggcgggggcagcccCCACGGATCCCCGAAGAGCCCCCCGAGCgaactcctggggggcgccccgcgccggatcCAAGACCGCAGTAGGGGCGGGCTCTGAAGGCCCCTGAGGGACGCTCCGGCTCGGCGCCGGGGCGACATCCCTCGCCGGCACCAAAGGAGCACCCCGCGCCTGCTCCTGAGGGGTGCCCTGGGACGACCCAGAAGGGGCGCCCCGCGTCCCTCTCTGGGGAGGGTCCTGTGCCGACCCCCGGGGGACGCCCTGCGTCGCCCCCTGAGGAGCGGTCCGCGCAGGCTCCTGGAGCACGCGCAGCGTCGGCCCCTGAGGCACGGCCCCAGGACCGGGGGGAGCCGGATCCCGCACGGGCGCTCCCGCCGACACACCCCCTGCTGTCATCTGCGGGGGTGCGTCGCGAATCACTAAAGCCCCCGAACGGGGGGCAAACAAttccacttcctcctcctcctcttcttcttcctcttcttcttcttcatcgtcgtcatcgtcgtcagacacgaccgcccctctccgccgccgtcggagctccttggcggccctctgccgccgcttctccgtctccttgtccttgcggcgttTGTCCTTCTCCGCCTGGATACGGTTGAGAGCCCTCCGTGCggcatcctccggcaccggcgggagagAGTCCTTAACCCGGGTCAGCGAGCCCTGTGAGGCGAAAAAGAGGACCCACATCGGAACAACGAGACGGCAGAACATCAGGGGGGAGAAGTAGTGACCCATATGCCTTACCAGGTCCACGAAGCCCtgctccgggcgcatcggcgggtgcccggggaCCGGGTACTCgacatccttgtcctccagcgcctcccggagccgttgctggatctcggaggcggcgagcgcgcctATCGCCAGGACGGTGCCATCGGGCGGCATGTCAGGGGTCATGACGCCAAGGGGCCGGATCCAAAGCATCAGCGGcaccacccgccgggcgtggtatGCGCCGATGACACCGGCACCAGTGAGTCCCTCCCGCTTCAATTGCCCGATGGCCTGCAGGAGGTCGGagagcttcttcttctccttctccaccggcccgtacgcccacacgtcgggcgccgcgtcgatggtgcggccggtgaacgtCGGCAAGGGGGAgttcgggtagttcttcacgtagaaccactggttgtgccaccccttatgGGACACggaggtcttcaccgtcatatactccttggaaCGAGTATGACggaggtggatgccggcgcacccaatcggcaccggaggTGACTGTTGCTGGCTTCCGGCCTTCCCGGACTTCTGATAgaggctcaccgtgaagaagtacttccacagctcgaagtggggctcgatccccaggaatccctcgcacaacacgacgaacgccgcaatgtgctggatcccgttggggttgaggtgctggagctcgagcccgtagtagtggagcagcccgcggaagaagcggctcggaggggaggcgaatccccgctcatggaaatgggcgaaggagacgacgtagccagcgggcggcgacggaaccTGCTCCGTCTCCGGCAGCCTCcactcgtccgccgccgtcttctcgCAGAGGAGCCCCTTCCGCACCAGACCTTCGGCGCGCTTGGCGGTGAAGTGGGAGACTCCCTAGGAAGCCATCGCCAAAGAGGGAAGAAGACCGGCGGAGACGAAGACGAAACGCGCGGCGAATGGCAACGGGAACAAGGGAAGCAAAGCGAGCGCAGGAGAGCTAGAAGGCAAGAAGGCTTGAGCGCGAAAGGAGAGGAACCAGAGCGGCGTGTTCCAGCTTTTATAGGAAGagtaccggggaagccaaacCGACGCTCCGGCCGCCATAAAtacggcgccaggtacgcccctgccacgcccgtttcctttcGAAAatcgcgcgcacgatcggccgcgaaaaaacatcctatcttcctcgatccgcgggacggcgcttccataactccactCCCCGGGCTTCGCACCCACGACGCTCCGCCCGACCGGCCCTGGCACACCAACCGCTCCGCTCCGGCCCAACGaccacagggaggtaagaaagggatacggggctgaaaacgcccctacggcccaatacggtccaggggttcgaaagctggcccaacacgggctcgacagctgccccaggacatccccgagcaaggggtgagaagggacgggcccgctagcggccaacacccaggcgagcaaacgccaagggcgccccaacctcacgttcgagtcccgctcAGTATAacgttcatggtttttccacggggaaaggcaacgagccctcggATCCAACCGAACGGACccgagaactatatgaactgactggcgggaaattggagtacgccaccagcttggcccgagctggacccccccgaacggggaccgggactccactcgaacttacccgttcgcagctcaaacgagcaccacggttcgtcctacgcggataacgtggcccggctcaacccctccgtcctagcgaacggacgcttgaggggcaacgatcaaaaagtcgacctggcctcccgatcggtttcctgcaacgagcaggagctcgggggctagcctcgcaaaaACTACCACACGAGTGGTCACAAACTGATAGGTTCTCTCAAGCATGGCGAAAACGAAACAAGTACGCCATGGTACAGGAACCGACGGCAAaacagcgaaagaagcctccggaggagcactcctgctccaccacaggctcgggggctactgttggggggaaatatcaacgGCCCCCTAATACGCAGCTTGAGGAAACCAACCTGAAGGCCCGGGCCCATCAAAGCACGATCAAATCAtcgccttgcccgacccaggcgtcagggtcgggagcgcccgacctcccaCCGCGaagcctccgcctcgcccgactataaccccagggtcgggaacgcccgacccTATACCGCgcaagttccgcctcgcccgaccccgagcgaaaGGGTCGGGCGCGTTGAGGGCCACGGGGTCAGAGTCCCCCTCGGATGCGATCCGCGTAAACAGgacaaatcctgtgggtccccccgtcggcctcaccataaatgcgccacaGAGCTGGCAGAACGCAGGGCGACCGcacccctcacgcaacccggcgcaagtacccgtgcacaaCCGGCCTGTGcgagctacagtgccggcggccggtttCTATTcgtcgcagggtactcatgacctaCGACGACCGGAGGCAAGCTAAGGGGCGGccccgtcctcgggtcccgcacgccctcgggccccgcgcaagCGGCAAAACAGGCGTGAAGCTCCCCCTCTCTACAAGCCATCGTCAGAGCGGCGGTATCCACCatcctccctaacggacggcAAGGTGACGACGAAaccccctcatcatgatctatccTGATACCTACGAACGTCGAAGTAGCTACCTGCGAAGAGCTACAACACTTGGCATCCGGCGGCCACCCCTTCGGgcatgcacgacggcacgcgttcagggtcggcaggacgtCGGGCGCCAGGGGCCTCCCCCCTTTTTTCCCGCCAGGCCCGCCAGGCCTTTTTACCATCTCACTCTTTACCTTTTACCcggtcccaattgtaactccggccggccccttaTGATATAAAAGGCGGAACCTAGAGCCGGAGAACGGGGGAGAGCGAGAGAACGATCGGCATCTCGAGAGATCAACACTCCTCCTAGAACAtaagagacctgggaccagtccctctctcgcctgtctgtaaccccctactacagaatccccgcgcgggcaacacgagcatcctcgatactggacgtagggctccctttgcccgaaccagtctaatccgtgtctcccgtgcaaccatctgaggctcacgcgcataaaagaaatttactagtctaagtcctgATCCACCGATCTCGACAACGACAGCCGTCCTCCGCGACGTGCACGGCTGCGGCACCCGGACATCATCGTCATCATGCATGACTACAGCGGTCGGACGCCACACACATCTCGCACGCTCGGCCACGACGGTCGACCGGAGGGTCGCCGACAGGGCCCAACGACAGCCACCCCCGTCCGGCGGTCACGCCGATGGGAGACAGAGACCggaagggaaggcggcgaccccgGGGACTCGGTCCTTCCCCCTGTGCTTTActtgcttatctcttttacttctcctggCTCCTGGCTCAACTGTAACTCTCGTCtcttccttgcgctataaaaggaagaTTGGGGGGACCGAGCACAGGACAACTCTCAAGCCAACTGAACTCACACTCTCTCCTCACGAGCaccagtgcac is a genomic window containing:
- the LOC140221505 gene encoding uncharacterized protein gives rise to the protein MREERDNERATSRNASVRMESVHRSSPAPARTSPLRRCCSDSYPSRQRLRSDGRAKRCAGGADDDLFIIRNLPLFLADSTRAWLEHIPSGRIRNWNDLKEVFVGNFQGTYTRPGNSWDLRSCRQGAEESLRDYIRRFSRKRTELSNVADADVIGAFLAGTSCRPLVHELGRRGPRTTEELLNITTSYASGEEAVGAIFDRSKGKAKREEDAGEGTSNRQQQKKKSKQRREAPLVAACFMIFGGPAAYDTRRQHKLERREVYAAEPATPTFLDWSAPAITFDRSDHPGRVRHPGRYPLVVDPIIGTTRLTKVLMDGGSGLNLLYAETLDAMGIDRSRLRPSKAPFHGVVPGKQATPLGQIDLPVTFGTPSNYRKEVLTFEVVGFHGTYHAILGRPCYAKFMAIPNYTYLKLKLPGPNGVISGDMVAQLEETVEDRSDAKQSGVPFKPTEGIKEVPLNPGCSSAGVVRISAALSPK